CTCCTTCGTAAATAACTCCTAAGACCAGCTTTTCGGACATATTTGGCTCGTTTGCTGATTTCTGAATCACTTTCATTTCCCGAAACTGTCGATGTGCAGTCCATGGGAGGATGCAACCGTTGTCAGATGATCAACCTATATCAGAACTCAGGGCAGGTGATCAAGTCGAAGGAACCACTGGCAACTTTAGCATCGTATAGACGACAAAAGGTGGGTTCGTGTGCTAGCTCGTCTTGATTTTTCAGCAGTTGATGTTCGTAGCAGATATAGTCTATTGCCTATACCATTTGTACATAGCATCGCATCCCACAAACAGGAAACAGAGACAAGCTCAGCGACAGGTATACGGCGGTACGAGAGATACCAAGTTTTCTTCAGATCCACCTCGTGCAAATGCCACCGAGATTCACAATGTGCAGCTTCAAGGGTTGACGACAAATTTCTCAGCAGTTGGGCTGAAAAATTTCTGCCACGCCACTCACTATTTGGCTTTCTCCTCAAGATGGAACAACTTCCCACGGACAACGTTACTGCGTTCAACACATGATATTATGATTAGTCGTACTTACAGCGGGTTTTAGAGTAAATAGCATGATGCATAAGAAGGAGGTGCATAAACAAATTTGGGTTATGTGCACGGCACGTCAATTGACAAGGAGACTTTTCGTGAATGTATAGTCAGGAATAAACCTTGGTGGGTGCAGTTCTTCCTCAGATAAAACCTTCAGCAGTCTTTTCTCAAATGGTGTAGTGTGCCAGCTGACCTTTTGGTCCTAAAAGCATCCATATCTTAGAACAGTATAGCGCAAAAAACCACGTGTTTAAAACAAAAAAACTAgacaagttataagtgacaaaTGCATACTTCTTTGTATCTGGTGGTTGTGTTCGGAATACCATTGCCATCCCATGTTTTGGGCAACCTAGGAGTCGGGTTCTCAACATCCCATTTCAGATCAGAAGCCATGAAGACAGGTCTCTCGGTTAGAAGGTTGCACTCATCATACGATTGATCACCCGCTGCACACTTGACATCACCTTGATTCTCAACATCTGAGGATGAAGGTTTCAACCAGTGAGACAGACTCAATGCAGCATGCTTTTCATTTGAGTTGGATTTTGATAATTCTCCATCATCCAATAGGTCTACACTGCCAACCTGACACTTTGTCTCCTCCAGAGAGGGTGCTTCTTTTACATGGTATGAAGCATTATCATCAGGAGAAGAAAATGAGGGAGATTTGGACAATCCTTGTTTAGCCACCGAAGGTGAAGATATTTGCTTTGGCTTCTTGATAAAATCTGCCCCCAAGTTTCTCCTTTTTGGAGGATTGGATGATG
The sequence above is drawn from the Phragmites australis chromosome 10, lpPhrAust1.1, whole genome shotgun sequence genome and encodes:
- the LOC133930494 gene encoding protein JASON-like isoform X2, giving the protein MCRCAAAIARVAVAFLYAVLVGCFRSLFRTHPGSGRSDALVHRDRVGEVLWDGEQGLGRSGRSCEDLADGAGIDEEELRFQCDNMPINAPATNCTSLFEANSSEGCKCEEHHTLRPELNIEYTHHIPVIRDDMQTPGTIYTSHRGASMSAKRVRTRKQFIYPVLRPIENSPQRMELAEDFSPLSSSNPPKRRNLGADFIKKPKQISSPSVAKQGLSKSPSFSSPDDNASYHVKEAPSLEETKCQVGSVDLLDDGELSKSNSNEKHAALSLSHWLKPSSSDVENQGDVKCAAGDQSYDECNLLTERPVFMASDLKWDVENPTPRLPKTWDGNGIPNTTTRYKEDQKVSWHTTPFEKRLLKVLSEEELHPPSNVVRGKLFHLEEKAK